In Clostridium sp. SY8519, one genomic interval encodes:
- a CDS encoding FtsW/RodA/SpoVE family cell cycle protein, giving the protein MVHLLSQLAKYVVLILFAEYTLTSFLLLNTRMSERRTRSLFARQTRCMFALHFICYLVIFTVRLELTVWLLYAAGVALILVVFLIYRVIYKYAERLIINHMCMLLLIGFIVLTRLNPAYAVRQLEMAALAVVVSIFIPQLIVKFRLLRKFTWVYAAIGIAALGAVLVFSRTSGGAHITFTVGGITFQPSEFVKILFVFYVACMYAKTTEFKQVVLTTVVAALHVMILVASNDLGAALIFFCTYIVMLYVASRKGIYLLGGFGLGALAAAAAGKMFSHVKVRVAAWKDPFANYNRGGYQVAQAMFAIGTGGWFGTGLFQGKPESIPVGSSDFVFAAIGEEFGGIFSICIILVCLSCFIIITNVAMSIQDLFYKLIALGFSCVYGVQVFLNIGGVIKFIPSTGLTLPFVSYGGSSIFVSIFMFAIIQGLYILRHNEGELYASENQIRQIAQYQPQNRKAEEYGSDNRVPQSGSRRKQKKRNPLSGQSGGESGESEEERW; this is encoded by the coding sequence ATGGTTCATTTACTGTCACAGCTGGCAAAATATGTGGTGCTGATTCTGTTTGCGGAATATACCCTGACCAGCTTTCTGTTATTAAATACCCGTATGAGTGAACGGCGAACCCGTTCGCTGTTTGCCAGACAGACGCGGTGCATGTTTGCCCTGCATTTTATCTGTTATCTGGTGATATTTACGGTCCGGCTGGAGCTGACGGTCTGGCTTCTTTATGCCGCCGGGGTTGCTCTGATACTGGTGGTATTTCTGATCTATCGGGTCATCTATAAATACGCGGAGCGCTTAATCATCAATCATATGTGCATGCTTCTGCTCATCGGTTTTATTGTTCTGACCCGGCTGAATCCCGCTTACGCAGTCCGGCAGCTGGAGATGGCGGCACTGGCAGTGGTGGTATCCATTTTTATTCCCCAGCTGATTGTCAAGTTCAGGCTTCTGCGGAAATTCACCTGGGTTTATGCAGCCATAGGAATCGCTGCCCTGGGTGCCGTGCTGGTATTCAGCCGGACTTCCGGCGGTGCCCACATCACATTTACAGTAGGCGGCATTACCTTCCAGCCTTCCGAATTTGTGAAAATACTGTTTGTATTCTACGTAGCCTGTATGTATGCCAAAACGACAGAGTTCAAACAGGTGGTCCTTACGACGGTGGTGGCCGCGCTGCATGTCATGATTCTGGTGGCTTCCAACGACCTTGGGGCCGCGCTGATTTTTTTCTGTACCTATATTGTGATGCTGTATGTGGCATCCCGCAAGGGAATCTATCTGCTTGGCGGATTTGGCCTGGGCGCTCTGGCCGCAGCTGCGGCAGGCAAGATGTTCAGCCATGTGAAAGTACGTGTGGCGGCCTGGAAGGATCCCTTTGCCAATTACAACAGAGGCGGTTACCAGGTGGCCCAGGCGATGTTTGCCATCGGTACCGGCGGATGGTTCGGAACCGGCCTGTTTCAGGGCAAACCGGAGTCTATTCCGGTAGGGTCTTCCGATTTCGTGTTTGCCGCCATCGGAGAGGAATTCGGCGGGATTTTTTCCATCTGCATCATTCTGGTATGCTTAAGCTGCTTTATTATCATCACTAATGTGGCCATGTCGATCCAGGATCTGTTTTACAAGCTGATTGCCCTTGGATTCAGTTGCGTATACGGGGTACAGGTCTTTCTGAATATCGGCGGTGTCATCAAATTCATTCCGTCTACAGGACTGACGCTTCCATTTGTAAGCTACGGAGGAAGCTCGATCTTTGTCAGCATTTTCATGTTTGCCATTATTCAGGGATTATATATTTTGCGTCATAACGAGGGAGAACTCTATGCTTCGGAAAACCAAATCAGACAAATCGCACAATACCAGCCGCAGAACCGGAAAGCAGAAGAATATGGATCAGACAACCGCGTCCCGCAGAGCGGCAGCAGAAGAAAACAGAAGAAGAGGAATCCGTTATCCGGACAGTCCGGAGGGGAATCCGGAGAATCTGAGGAGGAACGGTGGTAG
- a CDS encoding NUDIX hydrolase, with protein MIQATSCGGIVIYRGKILLLYKQYKNRYEGWVLPKGTMEEGETCENTALREVKEETGVSAQIVRYVGESSYSFHIPNNQVEKTVHWYLMQSNSYFSRPQREEYFTDSGYYKYHEAIHLLKFSNEKSILEQAYRQYQALRRNRQWEN; from the coding sequence ATGATCCAAGCAACAAGCTGCGGTGGAATAGTGATCTATCGGGGAAAAATACTGCTTCTGTATAAGCAGTATAAAAATCGTTATGAAGGATGGGTGCTTCCAAAGGGAACCATGGAGGAAGGCGAAACCTGTGAAAACACAGCACTCAGAGAAGTGAAGGAAGAGACCGGCGTTTCCGCGCAGATTGTGCGCTACGTCGGAGAAAGTTCCTATTCCTTCCATATTCCCAACAACCAGGTGGAAAAGACCGTTCACTGGTACCTGATGCAGAGCAACAGCTATTTCAGCAGACCGCAAAGAGAAGAGTATTTTACAGACAGCGGATATTACAAGTACCATGAAGCAATCCATCTGCTGAAGTTTTCCAATGAAAAAAGCATTCTGGAACAGGCCTACCGGCAATACCAGGCACTGCGCCGAAACAGACAGTGGGAGAACTGA
- a CDS encoding penicillin-binding transpeptidase domain-containing protein, giving the protein MDQTTASRRAAAEENRRRGIRYPDSPEGNPENLRRNGGRKFEFHLINVFFILLFLALIAYFIFFLVVRSESVISNSHNTRMNLYAERVLRGSILTADGKTIAESKTDEKGKETRSYPSGRMFAHVAGYTNNGKSGIESKYNFSLLRSHTFFLKQIYNDLLGKKSQGDSVVTTLNYKVQKTAYQALGDRKGAVVVLDVKTGKVLSMVSKPDFDPETLAAKWKKVTSDGSSSVLLNRASNGLYPPGSTFKILTALEYIHEHKNYKDYSHHCTGSVTKGKTTIHCYGNTAHGTVNLQKAFEKSCNTAFSTIGLDLNIKKYRTLADRMMFNQPLPTNLFSAASSRFTLEKKQGTAKIMTTAIGQGDTLVSPLHMAMIAAAIDHNGVVMKPYAVDRVKNDTGLTVSSWSPETYGSIMDPSDAAVLKKFMRGVVTEGTARAMADDSYQAYGKTGSAEYNEKGDSHGWFVGFASKKGKRDIAIAVIVENGGSGSSSAVPVAEKVFDTYFA; this is encoded by the coding sequence ATGGATCAGACAACCGCGTCCCGCAGAGCGGCAGCAGAAGAAAACAGAAGAAGAGGAATCCGTTATCCGGACAGTCCGGAGGGGAATCCGGAGAATCTGAGGAGGAACGGTGGTAGAAAATTCGAATTTCATCTGATCAACGTGTTTTTCATTCTCCTGTTCCTCGCTTTGATTGCCTACTTTATATTTTTCCTGGTGGTCCGAAGTGAAAGTGTCATCAGCAATTCCCATAATACACGCATGAATCTTTACGCGGAGCGTGTGCTGCGGGGCAGTATTCTCACCGCCGATGGCAAAACAATCGCGGAAAGCAAAACAGACGAAAAAGGGAAAGAAACACGCAGCTATCCCAGCGGCAGGATGTTTGCCCATGTGGCAGGATATACAAATAACGGAAAATCCGGAATCGAATCAAAATATAACTTCAGCCTGCTCCGTTCCCACACCTTTTTTCTGAAGCAGATCTACAATGACCTGCTTGGAAAAAAATCCCAGGGAGATTCAGTCGTTACGACCCTGAACTACAAGGTGCAGAAAACGGCCTATCAGGCGCTGGGCGACCGGAAGGGCGCGGTAGTCGTCCTGGACGTAAAAACCGGAAAAGTGCTGTCCATGGTATCCAAGCCGGATTTTGATCCGGAAACACTGGCAGCTAAATGGAAGAAGGTCACCAGTGACGGCAGCAGCAGCGTCCTGTTAAACCGGGCCTCCAACGGTCTGTATCCACCGGGATCCACCTTTAAGATCCTGACAGCCCTGGAGTACATACATGAGCATAAAAATTACAAAGACTATTCCCATCACTGTACCGGAAGCGTGACAAAGGGAAAAACCACGATTCACTGCTATGGGAATACGGCCCACGGCACGGTGAATCTGCAGAAAGCATTCGAAAAATCCTGCAACACCGCTTTTTCCACCATTGGGCTGGATTTGAATATAAAGAAATACCGTACCCTTGCTGACCGTATGATGTTTAACCAGCCTCTGCCCACAAATCTGTTTTCCGCGGCGTCCAGCCGTTTTACTTTAGAGAAAAAACAGGGAACCGCAAAGATCATGACCACGGCAATCGGACAGGGCGATACCCTGGTTTCCCCCCTGCACATGGCAATGATCGCCGCTGCCATTGATCATAACGGTGTCGTCATGAAACCCTATGCGGTGGATCGTGTGAAAAATGATACCGGTCTGACGGTCAGCTCCTGGTCCCCGGAAACATACGGGTCCATTATGGATCCGTCGGATGCCGCGGTATTGAAAAAATTTATGCGCGGCGTGGTGACGGAAGGCACGGCCAGAGCCATGGCAGATGATTCCTATCAGGCCTATGGCAAGACCGGATCCGCGGAATACAATGAAAAGGGGGACAGCCACGGCTGGTTTGTGGGATTTGCCAGTAAAAAGGGAAAACGTGATATCGCCATTGCCGTAATCGTGGAAAACGGCGGCAGCGGGTCCTCCTCTGCAGTTCCGGTTGCGGAAAAAGTTTTTGACACCTACTTTGCCTGA